Proteins co-encoded in one Malus domestica chromosome 09, GDT2T_hap1 genomic window:
- the LOC103421748 gene encoding probable receptor-like protein kinase At2g42960, with protein sequence MSSGSSLNVELSKKIGFLGLKLWVVIGICVGAFIVSILCFLSVWVSFRRKSRRSVDKFPVTQIPNVSKDINIDKMGAQGTHDHPDNLFRSEHDKASDKKSEKMLVHLGTSKSSDPDNMSQCSSIYHHERALSSQSGEEGSSGTGRKQSSLSYGGPITASPLIGLPEGSHLGWGHWFTLRDLQFATNRFSAENVLGEGGYGVVYKARLINGTEVAVKKLLNNLGQAEKEFRVEVEAIGNVRHKNLVRLLGYCIEGVHRMLVYEYVNNGNLEQWLHGAMRHHGTLTWEARMKVILGTAKALSYLHEAIEPKVVHRDIKSSNILIDDEFNAKVSDFGLAKLLGSGESHITTRVMGTFGYVAPEYANTGLLNEKSDIYSFGVLLLEAVTGRDPVDYGRPANEVNLVEWLKLMVGAKRAEEVVDPNLEVKPSTRALKRALLVALRCVDHDSENRPKMSQVVRMLEADEHPFREDRRNRKSRTTSMDMESAKESSASADIEKKAGDLESQISKTSHE encoded by the exons ATGTCATCCGGGAGTTCTTTGAATGTGGAATTATCAAAGAAGATAggatttttgggtttgaaactATGGGTTGTGATCGGTATATGTGTTGGTGCATTTATTGTTTCGATCCTATGTTTCTTATCTGTATGGGTTTCATTTCGGAGGAAGTCTCGACGATCAGTGGACAAGTTCCCAGTCACCCAAATACCAAATGTCTCTAAAGATATCAACATTGATAAGATGGGGGCTCAGGGTACCCATGATCACCCTGATAATTTATTTCGTTCAGAACATGATAAAGCAAGTGATAAGAAATCAGAGAAGATGTTAGTTCATTTAGGCACCAGCAAATCGAGTGATCCTGATAACATGAGTCAGTGCAGCTCAATTTATCATCATGAGAGAGCACTTAGTTCGCAGTCAGGGGAAGAAGGAAGCTCTGGGACTGGGCGAAAGCAGTCGTCATTATCATATGGAGGACCTATTACAGCCTCTCCTTTGATTGGCTTGCCTGAAGGTTCTCATCTTGGATGGGGCCACTGGTTTACTCTTAGAGATCTGCAATTTGCTACAAATCGTTTTTCTGCAGAAAATGTGCTTGGCGAGGGTGGATATGGGGTTGTTTACAAGGCCAGGCTGATCAATGGAACTGAGGTGGCAGTGAAAAAGCTCTTaaataactt GGGGCAGGCAGAGAAAGAATTTAGGGTTGAAGTGGAGGCCATTGGTAATGTTCGGCATAAGAATCTTGTGCGACTCTTGGGTTACTGCATAGAAGGTGTTCACAG GATGCTGGTGTATGAATATGTGAACAATGGAAACCTAGAACAATGGCTACATGGGGCCATGCGTCATCATGGAACCCTTACTTGGGAGGCTCGCATGAAGGTGATTCTTGGTACTGCTAAAGC GCTTTCTTATCTACATGAAGCTATAGAACCAAAAGTTGTCCACAGAGATATTAAATCCAGCAACATTTTGATTGATGACGAGTTCAATGCCAAGGTTTCTGATTTTGGATTGGCCAAACTCTTGGGTTCTGGAGAAAGTCACATCACGACTAGAGTCATGGGGACTTTTGG TTATGTGGCACCAGAATATGCTAATACTGGCTTGTTAAATGAGAAGAGCGACATCTACAGCTTTGGCGTCCTCCTGCTTGAGGCAGTTACCGGAAGGGATCCTGTAGACTATGGCCGACCTGctaatgag GTCAATCTAGTTGAGTGGCTCAAATTGATGGTAGGTGCAAAAAGAGCAGAAGAAGTTGTGGATCCAAACCTTGAAGTTAAACCCAGTACGCGTGCCTTAAAACGCGCCCTTTTAGTTGCACTTCGGTGTGTTGATCACGATTCAGAGAACAGACCAAAAATGAGCCAGGTTGTGCGTATGCTCGAAGCTGATGAACACCCATTTCGTGAG GATCGAAGGAACAGAAAGAGTCGTACAACCAGCATGGATATGGAATCTGCGAAGGAAAGTTCTGCCTCAGCTGACATAGAAAAGAAGGCAGGGGATCTGGAGAGCCAAATATCCAAGACAAGTCATGAATAG
- the LOC139187770 gene encoding uncharacterized protein produces MAKEHIRGRNWTCEDDVALCLAWVSSSEDGAVGTNQNKRVLWDKIIEKFHENCNDGRRDDGGVYDRWKTINKACTLWKGSLERAVVGMGDKVMEIYKTIVTQKNQVFKLQRAWDVLKDCSRWGTDADQQWGRLFQRENAPINLGDEGVNEMTPTHSFARPPGRDKQKEAKRKGKSQDPISGHIATEFARLSKTHSAPQEEVA; encoded by the exons atggcaaaagagcatattagaggtcgtaattggactTGTGAGGACGATGTTGCTTTATGCTTGGCATGGGTTTCTAGTAGCGAAGATGGTGCAGTTGGCACGAATCAAAATAAAAGGGTTTTGTGGGATAAAATCATTGAAAAGTTTCATGAAAACTGCAACGACGGCAGGAGGGACGATGGTGGTGTTTACGATCGGTGGAAGactatcaacaaagcatgcactttatggaagggaagcttggagagagccGTGGTTGGCATG ggtgacaaagtaatggaaatttacaagacaatagtaacacaaaaaaatcaagtttttaagttGCAACGTGCTTGGGACGTCCTCAAGGATTGTTCGAGATGGGGAACCGATGCAGACCAACAATGGGGAAGATTATTTCAACGTGAAAACGCACCGATAAATCTCGGAGATGAAGGTGTCAATGAAATGACCCCAACTCATTCTTTTGCAAGGCCTCCGGgaagagataagcaaaaggaagcaaagagaaaagggaagtcccaAGATCCGATAAGTGGACACATTGCCACCGAATTTGCAAGATTGAGCAAAACCCATAGCGCTCCCCAAGAAGAAGTGGCCTGA
- the LOC103411502 gene encoding WRKY transcription factor 71-like: MSNEKKNPYQYDPFDYNHHEINKSSFPFFNYGTSSIYQNPPHDPQTLNGFGSDHPNSFMSFTDCLHGSLDYNTLSKAFDMSCSSSEVISPPLDHDNNSNKQRAAATGVGDHSVGTNSTTENPSTPNYSSISSSPNEAAGAGAVAVAVDHQVLDEDSDHKSKKDKQPKLRSDGDDEDKSKKGSKAKKKEKRKREPRYAFLTKSEVDHLEDGYRWRKYGQKAVKNSPYPRSYYRCTTQKCIVKKRVERSFQDSSTLITTYEGQHNHQCPATLRGNLNLNAVGMLSPNSLLASASLSGSARFSHEFLAQFLPMDNQLQLQSHQHDHPPSSTLYSTLMSPHRHHHNQQQQQLPASDYGLLQDLVPSFSHKKEP, from the exons atgtcaaatgagaagaaaaatccTTACCAGTACGACCCTTTCGACTACAACCACCATGAGATCAACAAGTCAAGTTTTCCATTCTTCAACTATGGTACTTCCTCCATATACCAAAATCCCCCACATGACCCCCAAACCCTAAATGGGTTTGGATCTGATCATCCTAATTCGTTCATGAGCTTTACCGACTGCCTACACGGATCATTGGACTACAACACCCTCTCGAAAGCCTTCGACATGTCGTGTTCCTCATCGGAAGTCATTTCTCCGCCGTTAGATCATGACAACAACTCAAACAAACAGCGGGCTGCGGCAACAGGTGTAGGAGATCACTCAGTGGGGACTAATAGTACCACTGAAAACCCTTCCacaccaaattattcctcaataTCTTCTTCCCCTAATGAAGCTGCTGGTGCTGGTGCTGTTGCTGTTGCTGTTGATCATCAAGTTTTAGATGAAGATTCAGATCATAAGAGCAAGAAAGATAAACAGCCGAAATTACGGTCGGATGGAGATGATGAAGACAAGTCAAAGAAAGG GagcaaagcaaaaaagaaagagaaacggAAGAGGGAACCACGGTATGCGTTTCTGACTAAGAGTGAAGTGGATCACCTTGAAGATGGATACAGATGGAGGAAGTACGGACAGAAGGCAGTCAAGAACAGCCCTTATCCTAG AAGTTATTACAGATGCACCACACAGAAGTGCATCGTAAAGAAGCGTGTTGAGAGATCATTTCAAGATTCATCAACCTTGATCACAACATACGAAGGTCAGCACAACCACCAGTGTCCGGCAACACTCCGTGGAAATCTCAATCTCAACGCTGTCGGAATGCTGTCACCTAATTCACTTTTGGCATCGGCATCTTTGAGCGGATCAGCAAGATTTTCACATGAATTCTTAGCTCAATTTCTCCCAATGGACAACCAGTTGCAATTGCAAAGTCATCAACATGATCATCCACCAAGTTCAACGTTATACTCAACCCTCATgagtcctcatcgtcatcatcataatcagcagcagcaacagctACCTGCTTCTGACTATGGTTTGTTGCAAGATTTAGTTCCCTCATTTAGTCACAAAAAAGAGCCATGA